From the genome of Homalodisca vitripennis isolate AUS2020 chromosome 8, UT_GWSS_2.1, whole genome shotgun sequence, one region includes:
- the LOC124367143 gene encoding G-protein coupled receptor dmsr-1-like, whose translation MNVTMNSSGGDVRYCGPGLEHFHAGYRQAHGYVSLLVCVFGSVANVLNIAVLTRREMSSPTNVILTGLAVADLLVMLEYIPFACHMYLPQRPKRERFSYGWALFVLLHAQVSQVCHTISIWLTVTLAVWRYIAVAYPQRNREWCGMQRTIAVIICGYIFCPLLCIPLYLAFEIEPKIALLDEDGNDAQPNSTTAYNTTLYVVDLSEMGKANNNLLMDINFWVYSVVIKIIPCIALTVLSLRLICALLDTKRRREKLTSGSRKTTRLMEKERQTDRTTRMLLAVLLLFLLTEFPQGILGMLSVMLGQRFFRDCYNKLGEVMDILALINSAINFILYCAMSRQFRTTFSVLFRPRWLPVPQVENNGHNNYTTTQVTQV comes from the coding sequence ATGAACGTGACAATGAACTCTAGTGGCGGTGACGTGCGTTACTGCGGCCCGGGGTTGGAGCACTTTCACGCCGGTTACCGCCAGGCCCACGGCTACGTCAGTCTGCTGGTCTGTGTCTTCGGCTCCGTGGCCAACGTACTCAACATCGCTGTCCTCACTCGGCGAGAGATGAGTTCTCCCACCAACGTCATACTGACCGGACTAGCTGTGGCTGACCTCCTGGTCATGCTGGAGTATATCCCCTTCGCCTGCCACATGTATCTTCCACAGCGACCCAAAAGGGAACGGTTCTCGTACGGCTGGGCGTTGTTTGTGCTGTTGCACGCGCAGGTGTCCCAGGTCTGCCACACGATATCGATATGGCTGACAGTGACTTTGGCTGTGTGGCGGTACATCGCGGTGGCATACCCGCAACGTAATCGGGAATGGTGTGGCATGCAAAGAACCATTGCGGTCATAATATGTGGCTACATTTTCTGCCCCCTGTTGTGCATACCACTCTATCTCGCCTTCGAGATCGAGCCTAAGATAGCGTTACTCGACGAGGACGGGAATGACGCCCAGCCCAACTCGACTACAGCGTACAACACGACCTTATATGTAGTAGACCTCAGCGAGATGGGGAAAGCCAATAACAACCTATTAATGGACATCAACTTCTGGGTGTACAGCGTAGTTATCAAGATCATACCTTGTATCGCGTTGACAGTACTAAGTCTCAGACTCATCTGTGCGTTGTTAGACACCAAGAGGCGACGTGAGAAGTTGACCAGTGGCAGCAGGAAGACAACTCGTCTCATGGAGAAGGAGCGTCAGACGGATCGCACAACCAGGATGTTGCTGGCTGTCCTGCTTCTCTTCCTGCTCACCGAGTTCCCTCAGGGTATTCTAGGAATGTTGAGTGTGATGCTCGGCCAGAGGTTCTTCAGAGACTGTTACAACAAACTAGGAGAGGTCATGGACATCTTGGCTCTTATAAACTCGGCCATCAATTTTATCCTTTACTGTGCGATGAGTAGACAGTTCAGGACTACGTTCAGTGTGCTCTTCAGGCCGAGGTGGCTACCTGTGCCTCAAGTGGAAAACAATGGTCACAATAACTACACTACTACTCAGGTGACCCAGGTTTAG